In the genome of Populus trichocarpa isolate Nisqually-1 chromosome 10, P.trichocarpa_v4.1, whole genome shotgun sequence, the window ATATCCAACCACAGACACAATTCAAACTGCCAATGGTGAAGGTTTGACAGTATCTCATGTTGGTCAGTCTGTCATTAATTCTTCTATGTCTTCACTCAAGTTGGCTTCTGTGCTACTTGTTCCTCAATTAACTCAGAATCTATTATCAGTCCATCGGCTTTGCCTTGATAATAATTGCTGGCttatttttgatgcattttgCTTTTGGATTCAGGACAAAGCCACCAGGAGGATTCTTTACAGAGGCTTGTGCAGTAATGGCCTATATCCTATCCATGCTTTTTCACCAGCGTCTTCTACTCAGCCATCACCAGCTCAGGCATTTCTTGGCCAACTTGTTCAGTCCAATCTATGGCACCATAGGTTAGGACATCCCACAAATTCTGTCGTTTCTCTCATGCTGAATAAAGCTCATATTCATGTTCCTAAAACTTCTTCCCCTATGATGTGTCATCCCTGTCTTGCAGGGAAAGTTAGCAAACTGCCTTTCCCTAAGCATCATCATACATTCGTTTCTCCATTTTCCACTATCCATACTGATTTATGGGGACCTGCACCATGTATCTCAGTGGATGGTTATAAATATTACACTATCTTTGTTGATGAATGTACACGTTATTGCTGGTTATTTCCCTTGGTCAATAAGTCTGATCTGTTTTCTACATTTGTTGCCTTCCATTCCTATCTTGTTACACAACACTCTGCCACTGTTAAAACTCTGCAGACTAATGGGGGGGGAATACACCTGCAATCGTTTGAAACAATTTCTCACTAACAAAGGCATTGTCCATCACCTCTCATGTCCACACACCCCTGAACAGAATGGGGTAGCTGAGAGGAAACATAGACATATTATGGAGACCACAATAACTCTATTGCACACTGCCAAATTACCATCTCAATTTTGGTCTTATGCATGTTTAACAGCTACATACCTCATCAACCGAATGCTCACTCCAGTTCTTCTTCACAAGTCTCCTTTTGAGATGTTATTTGGGTCTTCCCCAGCTCTTAATCACCTTAGGATTTTTGGTTGTGCCTGTTTTCCTCTCCTTCGCCCTTATAATCATAGCAAACTGCAGCCAAAAACATCAAAGTGTGTGTTTCTTGGATATGGCATCAAGTACAAGGGTTATTTGTGCTATCATGTGCTTACTCTGCGATTGTTTGTTTCAAGACATGttatatttgatgaaaaacaatttccatATCCTGAATCCTCCCATATCTCCTCACCCACAGTTCAGTCCTCACCATCATATTCCTCCTCCACATGTCCTGTGCTTCTTGTTAATACAGAGAACACAGTTATTCCTTCCTTCCCTGGTTCTCCTTCCTACCATACACCTGCTTTATCTACAGTTTCTCCTAGTCCTCGATCCATTACTGCTTCTACTCaagcttcttctcctcctcctgtGGCGCCTGATATTAGTATCAGTTCTACTGCATTTACTCCTGACAACTTGCAAGTGGTCCTGTCCATTCCTTCTCTAAATTTGCATCCTATGCAAACCAGAAGCAAAAGTGGCATTAATAAACGGAAGGCCTTCTTAGCCAGTATTCAGGACTCCAGTGCAGTTGATCTGTCTTTGATAGAACCAGCTACTTACAAATCTGCTATCAAAGCTCCTGTATGGTTACAGGCCATGCAAGATGAAATTCATGCCTTACATACTCAAGGCACCTGAAGTCTTGTTCCCTTACCAGCAAAAAGGAACTTGGTGGGATGCAAGTGGATTTTCAAGATTAAACGTCATTCGGATGGATCTATTGCTAGACACAAGGCACGGCTGGTTGCAAAAGGGTTTAGTCAAGAACCTGACTTGGATTATGGTGACACCTTTAGTCCTGTGGTGAAACCTGCCACCGTCCGCCTGGTTCTTGCACTTGCTGCTCATTTCAGTTGGCCCCTCAGACAACTAGATGTCAAAAATGCATTCCTGCATGGCAtccttcaagaagaagtttacaTGTCTCAGCCCCCTGGCTTTGAAGATATATTGCATCCTCAGCTTGTATGCAAACTGCATAAATCCCTCTATGGCCTAAAACAGGCGCCTAGAGCCTGGAATGATCGATTTACTCAGTTTCTGCCTTCCTTAGGTTTTGCCACAACCTATTCTGACTCTTCCTTGTTTGTCAAGCATGTTGGTCCTCATATTGTAGTGCTGCTACTCTATGTGGACGATATTATCATCACAGGCAGTGCATCTGCAGCAATCTTACAGGTTATTTGCGCTCTCACTACTGAGTTTGATATCACGGACTTAGGCTCCCTTCATTATTTCTTGGGCATACAGATTACTCACACCTCTACTGGTCTGTTTCTGTCCCAATCTAAATACGTTGAGGATTTGCTGCTTAAATCTGAGATGGTTGATGCTAAACCATGTGATACTCCATGTCTCCCTTATCATCGCCTACTCAAAGAGGATGGGGAACCATATCCTAATCCTACAGTATATCGCAGCATTGTAGGGGCTCTGCAGTACTTGACCTTTACACGTCCTGACATTGCATTTTCTGTGCATCAAGTTTGCCAATTTATGCAGAATCCAATGGTGTCTCATTTCACTGCTGTGAAACGAATTTTACGTTATCTTAAGGGCACACTGCATGTTGGTATTTCTTATACAAAGGGAGATTTGCAGTTAAAGGCTTTCagtgatgctgattgggcaggGGACCCTAATGACCGACGTTCCACAACTGGTTTGGTGATCTTTTTGGGAAACAATCCTATATCATGGTCCTCCAAGAAGCAACAAACCGTGTCCAGATCATCCACAGAAGCTGAGTATCGTGCGTTATCTTTTACTGCAGCTGAGGTGGATTGGCTCAAGCAGTTACTAGTCTTCCTGCATATTACCTTACCTCATGTTCCTGTTATGTTCTGTGATAATCTCTCTGCCATTGCTCTATCCTTTAATCCTGTTCAGCATCAACGGACCAAACACATTGAGGTTGATGTGCATTTTGTTCGTGAACGTGTTTCACAGAAGCAATTGTCAGTCCAATTTGTCTCCTCACGGGAACAGTTTGCAGATATCCTCACGAAGGGGTTGAGTGCCCCTCTATTTCGCACTCATTGCTGCAATCTCAGGCTTACTTCTTCACGAGCCTGATCTTGAGGGAGGATGTTAGAGTACAGTGAATGACAAGTGTAATATTGGTTAATAAGtctgttagttagttagttagttagaaaAGTTAGTTACATGCAGTTAAGTTGTTACAgtgcatgtatatataaataactaaCTAACTATAGAAAGTAATGAGATTGAATAACATAAAAGAAGAAGGTTAATaaggtttttcatttttctctcgtCTCTCACTCAACCTCTCTGTATCTACTACTGAAGTTACATGTTAACAAGATCTTGCAATATTTGAGCCTGCAGTTATGCCAAATCAAAGTGAAGAAAGGTTGAAGAACATCAAAGTtattccttaaaagaaaaaaattaaggaacaaGAGATTTGTTTTACCCTGTATACTATCCCAGAACGTCCGCTACCAAGCTCCATCTTGggactaaatttttttgttgcatcAATGATCTGCTTAAGGGTGAAAGTTCTTTCTCCAATCTTCACTGTGGTTTCTATATGTTCCAATAACACATGGGTTAAGTGGATCAAACCACAATTATTTAAGAATTATTCAGACAGAGAACACATTATGTTCATAGATTTTCTTCACTTCGTGTTTACCTCGCAATTCTCTGTCTCCTATCCAGCCCATTCTCCACATGAAGGccaacaacagcagcagaaaCAAAATACAGCCTACTGCAATCAACGCAATTTCCCAATCATGCAGTTTTCTGGGAACTTGGGGAACATATAGAAAACAATGGTTGTCAGCCAAGCAATAAACTATTCTCACACAGATAGTGAAGTGAGCAACAGAATCCTGGGTTTTAGCAGACAAAATGAAAAGTATTGAAGTTTGCGCTTCCTACCACGAGTGATCGAAACAGCTGATATGAGAGGTCCATTGAGACCAGGTGGGTTGTATAGAGATCCCTTGCCAGCCCAGAAGAACTTGATCTCTAACGAACCATCATTTATTTTAACCTTGAATTGTAGTCGTCTTTCTTCATGTTCTTTCCCAGGGATTTCCTTTATGTTGACATCTTTCTTTACAATCATTCCCTGCAACCAAGACTTCCTTAAGAGTGTGTCATTAGCACGTAAATTAGTTTTCTGGACAAGCGAAATACTTAcctgaatatatatatcaaacacTCGTTTTCCTGATGTGCTGTAATCTTCACTCTTAGAATATAATGCTTTAGCAAAGTGAAGTGTCACAATGTACTTGCCTTTACGCAAGCAGAGGCCATAATACGTTAGAGAGACGGGAGCAAGGCGAAAATTGTTGTCTATGTTTGCCTTAGAGTTAGTAATTTCACACGTCAAGTTTCTTACTAAAGTACTGGCATTGACTTTTGCCCAGAGGTAGTCCCCAGCATAGCTATAAGCCCAATCCTCAGATGGACTAAGATTAAAACTTGATAATGAGGTATCGttatgataatgattttttccGTCATCTACTTCCTCACCACCACTATTTATAAACAAGGAATTACCTGCAAGAAAACTTATTTTGAGTACAAACATGATTATTTACCATAAGAAACTCAGCCAGTATaattagaagagagaaattCTCTatctaataaaaagaatgaacttACGCCTTCGATTTCCTCCGCATCTCATCTATGAAAGACCTAAGAGTTAACACCCAGAAATTTGTTAGACATGCTTCAAGAATATCACTCTTATTGCAGAAAATTATGGTACCACATACCTAGTCGGGTGACTTAAATTAAGCACCAAGATCATGAAATTAAACCAAGGAAATAAATATCAATGAGAAATATTCATTAGTGATTTATGAAAGTCAATAAATCTgttaaaaaggaaacaaaatggATAGGAGTTTGGTCCGCTCCTTGCATGTTTACATCCTGCAATCCCAAGCATGTTATATTTTCACATGTCACGTTGAAGTTATTGTATGAAAGATCCCTGCAAGTTAACAAttcataaaattgatttgaaattgatcTTCATGAATTGGCAAGTTAACAATTCATAAATTACACTAAATtggcattaattaattaaattgattggtctttttaataaaattctcTTAATCTTCTCATCTCCCAGAGTTGactaaatatattgaaattgcCATTGCACTTTTTGCAAaagcagtgtttttttttatgagtctTTCACCTTCTCTTACATGCTTTTCCAAAActcttttttccaaaatatctttttatagtatgtcattttattaaaaaaaaaaaacagctattATCATGACTAGATTCCATAAATTACTAAATAAACAAAGATTGAATCTTATAGTgtagttattaaatataatttgataaattgatATAGAAAAACGCATAATCTAAAATCTTACCCGAGCTAAAAttcatgttaaactaaaaagaaatctTGATTAGGTGAAGTCCAATTGATTCACctatatttttagtaattttattaacttgaggttaatttaaagaattttctttaataaaataaaacaatgttgtcttatttaaaaataacttaaattaactgggatatatatatctctcaaattaatttgataatttaaaccATTTTTCGAGTTAGTTTCCGATTTCGAATCGATAACTACAATCATTCTACACCTATACACTCTCGGAAAAAGATAATGATATTCATTTTTCTCGAAGGAAACTGTTGGTCCACCCATGTTCACCCTAGCTATGAACAGTCTCCAGAGCCTGCCAGGACAGGCCTTTGAATCTCCGCACTGGATTAAAAGTTTCAGCATCATCTGTAATGAGCTCATCAGGAACTGAAACGACTTCCAAGGCATTTAAGAAGGCAAATGAATTGCCTGAAGGAGTGATTGTAGAAACACAAATTTTCTACCAATCAAACTTCGCCatgtgttattttattctttaaaaaaaagaataaaataaaattgaaataaatgacatgaaaaataaatgagccttcatatatttcttggcCAATGAAAAGTTGACACTTGGGATGAGATATTCAAGATATCTTATCATAAATGCAAGATCACGTCAGATATCTTGTCATAAATGCAAGATTCCGTCAATAAAtatcaaccaataaaattatgCCATGTGGCATTGGAAAAGGACATGAGAGCCCCTACAgatctctataaatagagggccTCAACCTAAAGGCAATGGACCGCGAGAGATACAAATTTCCTTCAAGACAAGCTCTTTAAGCAAggaagctctctctctctctctcttcaaacaAGGAAGCTCCTCTTAAAGAGTTCTCAAGCCTCCTTAATCTACGCTTGAGTCTACAAAGAACGAAGCTCTGTTGGATCAAGTCTAAACGCCCCATAAGAGTTCTTCAACAACACTTTGAAGACACATCAAAGGTACTCTTCAAAGCATCAAATCACCAAATCTCGCTTCGCAATACACGCCCAAATTCGTGTTCTTGCAAAGCACAAATCTCggcttgattactcaaataaatcaagtcgCCATACATCAAATCCAAGGGAAGAATCAGAGGATTGtcttgttcttttgaaagaatatATTACATAGAGATTGTACccattcatatatttaataaaatcatatatttgtaCACGTGTGCTTGTTTAATTTCAGGTGCTCAAAATTGTGTCTACAAATTtctggcgactccactggggaaatCTCTACCTCTCATCTCTTCCCTTCAAGAAAGAATTTTCAACAAACTCTCAATGGCAACTAGGAGGAACATGATCACCATTGTCGCTTCGGAAAGCAACAAGGCTACTTGTTCAAGTCGCTGACATACCATTGAAGATTCTTCAACTCCgccattgaaaacaaaatccatcGTTGAGTTGTATGCACAAACTAAGCCGACTCTCAAGTTGAAATCAACTTCGAATGTAAGAGGGGCACAAGATCTCGCCTCAAAGATGAAGCCACAAGTAACTCCACTACAAAAGTCAAGTGGGGCACGTGAAATTCTCTTCGACACGCAATGTGACTTCGACAATTCACTTATAGAAGCTTTTCCATGTCAATCACCAAGTAAGGCTTCGGGTTTTGGCACCATGTCAGTGATGATGATCGAGACAACATCTTTGGAGGATCAAGTGACTAACTTGACAAAACTCGTCGAGGGGCTTTCGACTTCACTCAAGGAAAAAGAACACGAGATAGCAAAGTTGATGAACAAGCTTGAGAGCATGAACGAAGGAGGCCAAACCTCGGCTACCAAGGCTTTACAAGTAGATCAATCAGATGTCATTGAGGATTCTACAATTAGAGCTGCAAGGAATATACGCGGTATTTCTGATGGTATCTTCACCACAAATCAACTGAAAGAACTCATCAAGGAAGCCATCACAGATCAGGTGGAAAGCTCAATTCAACCTTCGTATTCGTATGCGAAGCCGTACACCCAAAGAATCGACCTGTTAAAGATGCCTCTAAGTTACCATCCaccaaagtttcaacaatttgaTGGCAAGGGAAATCCTCGGCAACATGTAGCTCACTTCGTGGAGACTTGCAACAATGCCGGAACTAATGGCGATCTCATGATAAAACAGTTTGTTCGTTCCTTGAAAGGTAATGCCTTCGATTGGTACACTGACTTGGAGTCTGGCTTGATCGATACTTGGGAGCAACTGGAGCGCAAGTTTCTTAACAGATTTTACAGCACTCGTCGTGTGGTTAGTATGATTGAACTACTAATGCACGTCAATGGAAGGAAGAGCTTGTCATTGACTACATTCATCGATGGAGAAACCTTAGCCTCAACTGTAGAGATCGGCTCACAGAAACTTCTGCGTTAGACATGTGTATTCAAGGGATGCATTGGGGACTACGCTATATTTTACAAGGTATCAAACCAAAGTCTTTTGAAGAATTGGCTACTCGAGCACATAAAATGGAACTTAGCATCGCGGCGGCTGAAAGCTCATCATTACCTATGCAAGAGCCAATGAGAAATAAGCTTGAAGGtcatagatttgaaaagagcACTGCAAAGGTCGAGGGAAAGCAATCTTTAGTACTTAACTCGACGACCATAAGGGTACCAGCTGGAGTTAAGAGGAATGATCGGGCGACATCAGCTACTTTTCAAAAaggtgaaagaaagaaaccatcCCTGAAAGAACGACAAGAAAAGGTGTATCCATTCCCCGACTCAGACATATCTAGGATGCTGGATGATTTGCTTGAGGCAAATATCATTGAGTTACCAGAGGTGAAGCGCCCCGATGAAGCAAACCAAGTGGACAATCCAAACTATTGCAAATACCATCGCTTGATCAGTCATCCCATAGAGAAGTGCTTTGTGCTAAAAGATAAGATCATGAGGCTACACGAGAATGGAGATATCGTTTTCGATAATGAAGTAGCAGCCTCTAATATCACAACCATGGTCAATTTAGGACCACACCAGTCACTCCCTACAATAAGTTTTGGCTCCTTTGAACCTATAAAGCTTGACATCATTTTGCCTACGAGCTTCACTGCATCCTCAAGTCAAACTCCATGTATAACCCTTGCACCTCATGTTGACAACTCGAAACTTGATTCATctgaaaattatgatgacaaagGATGGACTTTAATCATGCATAGAAGAGGAAGGAAGAGGCACATACAGATGACAAAGCCAACTAGAATGAGGATCTCAATGGTAACGAAGCTAATTGATGAGCCGATACGCCGAAAGATTTAACAAAAATCCATACCAGTTAAAAATGAGGGTTTTTCAACTCAAAGTCTAAGGAAGCCTGTTACACTGAATGGGTACATGCCAATAGAGACGAGAAGGATTGAAAATGCACTTGCTGCTTGCTATCATATTGATAAAGAGAAAACTCTTATTGAACCTGTCATGAAGGAAAGTCATGCTCACTCTTCAAACTTGGCTCATGGTGTTTGCATAACAGAGATATCCTTCAACGATGAAAACTTGTTGCTTGGATCAAAACTCCATAATCGGTTGTCGTTCATTAAAGGATatgttgatgaaaagatggTGAATCGTATCTTGATGGATGATGGCTCGGCGATCAATATACTACCTCTTAAGACTATGAAAGAGCTGGGGATTCCTATGGATGAACTCTTCCCAAGACATCTGATGATTCAAGGTTTGAATCAAGAAGGGCAAAACGCCATAGGAAAGATAAGGCTTGCGATACACATGGAAGATATGAAGTTCAATGCACTTTTCCATGTCATAGATGTCAAAACTACTTATAATATGCTACTTGGACGACCATGGATACATGAAAATGGTATCATCTCCTCAATGCTCCACCAATGTTTTAAGTATTGCCAAGATGGGGGCAACAAATTCCTCTCCAAATGGGATGACCCTTATATGGTTCAAGAATTCTACACCAACGGAGCTTACAAAATTGTTGATGAGAATGGATTGAGGATTGGGCCTATCAACGGCAAAttcttgaaaagatatt includes:
- the LOC7453691 gene encoding probable LRR receptor-like serine/threonine-protein kinase At1g53430, which gives rise to MFVLKISFLAGNSLFINSGGEEVDDGKNHYHNDTSLSSFNLSPSEDWAYSYAGDYLWAKVNASTLVRNLTCEITNSKANIDNNFRLAPVSLTYYGLCLRKGKYIVTLHFAKALYSKSEDYSTSGKRVFDIYIQGMIVKKDVNIKEIPGKEHEERRLQFKVKINDGSLEIKFFWAGKGSLYNPPGLNGPLISAVSITRVPRKLHDWEIALIAVGCILFLLLLLAFMWRMGWIGDRELRETTVKIGERTFTLKQIIDATKKFSPKMELGSGRSGIVYRAQILQDLTVAVKKLFAQSNAVDEIATEVYVKKAKDLKHDNIVKLLYIYSRRHLHLLIYEFMEVGSL